The Acinetobacter calcoaceticus sequence TTACAGCAGTACGACCTACTAAAATTGGTTTAGCTAAATCTTCATCAACAGCAATTTGTACTGCACGTAATACACGTTCGTCTTCACCTTCCGCATATGCAATACGCTTTGGATCAGCTTTTGCTTGAGCAAAAATTGGTTTCATCAAGAATGCAGAGTTATATACAAACTCAGACAATTTTTGACGATATACAGCGAAATCTTCGATAGGACGAGTTGCTACACCTGAGTCCATTGCAGCTTTAGCAACCGCTGGTGCAATTTCTAAAATTAAACGTTGATCAAGTGGGCGTGGAATTAAATAGTCACGACCAAATGAAGCAGATTTTTCACCATATGTTGCTGCATCAGCTTCAATGTGAGCCATACGCGCAATTGCATGTACACATGCAATTTTCATATCTTCATTAATGGTAGTTGCACCAACGTCAAGTGCACCACGGAAAATGTATGGGAAACATAATGCGTTGTTTACTTGGTTTGGATAGTCAGAACGACCAGTTGCCATAATGACGTCAGAGCGTACTTCATGTGCATGTTCAGGTAAAATTTCTGGATCTGGGTTTGCCAAAGCAAAAATAATAGGGTTCTCAGCCATCTGTTTCACCATTTCTTTGGTGAGAATACCAGCAGCAGAAAGACCCAAGAACATATCAGCGCCAGTCATTACTTCATGAAGCTGAGATGCTGTAATATCTTGAACATAACGTTTTTTAGATTCATCAAGCCCTTCGCGAGAAGTCGTTAATAGACCACGAGAATCGGCAACAATAATATTTTCTTTTTTAGCACCAAGCGCACAAAGCAAGTCTAAACATGAAAGTGCTGCTGCACCTGCACCTGAAGCTACGATTTTGATTTCATCAATTTTCTTATTTACAAGTTGCAATGCATTGAGCAAAGCTGAACCTACAATAATACTTGTACCATGTTGATCGTCATGGAATACAGGAATTTTCATGCGTTCACGAAGTTTCTTTTCAATATAGAAACATTCTGGCGCTTTAATGTCTTCGAGGTTGATACCACCGAAAGTTGGCTCAAGAGAGGCAACAATATCGACGATTTTATCTGGATCGTTTTCTGCAATTTCGATGTCAAATACGTCAACACCAGCGAACTTCTTGAAGAGAACGCCTTTACCTTCCATTACAGGTTTAGAAGCCAATGGGCCAATATTACCTAAACCAAGAACAGCGGTACCGTTAGTGACTACAGCAACCAAGTTTCCGCGTGCTGTATATTTAGCAGCAGTTGAAGGATCACGTTCAATCTCTAAACATGGCGCAGCAACTCCGGGTGAGTAGGCTAAAGCCAAATCTCGTTGGTTGACAAGTTGCTTACTTGGGGTGACGCTGATTTTCCCTGGG is a genomic window containing:
- a CDS encoding NADP-dependent malic enzyme, with the translated sequence MDDQSLKQAALNYHEYPNPGKISVTPSKQLVNQRDLALAYSPGVAAPCLEIERDPSTAAKYTARGNLVAVVTNGTAVLGLGNIGPLASKPVMEGKGVLFKKFAGVDVFDIEIAENDPDKIVDIVASLEPTFGGINLEDIKAPECFYIEKKLRERMKIPVFHDDQHGTSIIVGSALLNALQLVNKKIDEIKIVASGAGAAALSCLDLLCALGAKKENIIVADSRGLLTTSREGLDESKKRYVQDITASQLHEVMTGADMFLGLSAAGILTKEMVKQMAENPIIFALANPDPEILPEHAHEVRSDVIMATGRSDYPNQVNNALCFPYIFRGALDVGATTINEDMKIACVHAIARMAHIEADAATYGEKSASFGRDYLIPRPLDQRLILEIAPAVAKAAMDSGVATRPIEDFAVYRQKLSEFVYNSAFLMKPIFAQAKADPKRIAYAEGEDERVLRAVQIAVDEDLAKPILVGRTAVIEANIKKLGLRLQHGVNIEIVDQEQNPLYEEFWKDYHQTMQRKGITVEYAQREARRRSTLIAALLVKFGKADGMLCGTYSSYNIHLDFVRNVIGLKEGMNNFFTLNALMLEDRNLFIADTYVNTNPTAEQLAEMTILAAEEVRRFGITPRVALLSHSSFGSDQTDSSAQKMREVYRILSEQAPELEVEGEMHGDAALDENIRQFAFPGSRFKGSANLLIMPNLDAANISFNLLKATSGNNVTIGPILLGAAKPVHILTPTATTRRLINMTALTVAEIQQLEK